In Daphnia pulicaria isolate SC F1-1A chromosome 9, SC_F0-13Bv2, whole genome shotgun sequence, a single genomic region encodes these proteins:
- the LOC124312911 gene encoding uncharacterized protein LOC124312911, producing MLSTARRERMSGDCKAGTPFGNTRVRNVLKDFCFDGNISDGNEVTKVLLLGCGDLRNTFQATTSKNPQHLEIHLNDLSPSVLARNVIILKIVSAHDFNLENDEDFGFLWDVWYNVDWPEETRKRFLSIVKELTNEKLPDNVTIPNSCHLEKLKSLWSNWHSVSSKNKTDSESLLRKVWGQRNQCLLDLWAVLYSPEHLQEKAHLKNADLFTASLNDLAKQFINREEFIGLAPCVRKKIYDEILKCYRNSSSRRQNNDQPVCVNPTLLNPSTHDWKIYCLNLFEGYLPMEKGELITSDEEIMTHYCSEILKRLVSSYCSRIPTVKIVFHLEEALKHCYSDANKFDVIDCSDFVSRVGLANLVVACCQKLSDNPNAIFYTEIVTNSQHSANTIVETSLCASLCMIPTIYGLRLADHVELRDSAVDMLRSISIRRGRPAILCWQKVPNFQNIKLVPSPDLNRCITKLAKFCHQTTFPKPASLSNSAGSEIYYTPLTFNYILDSIIKRLGQDCWSPDLLDIAPQFFLARKTLGDWKNGKKMMKLSAGVQLIMKSAVSQKSTPLLRLVFVLKDSYKLNPDLSGPDVHFIDNIELEFKRTSKGVAVETVSFLLPSDHGFDETYYDAIVVNAFNGMPLLVLDPFESMRVEEYLVPYPIGQSKPQLPLDPKGKMYMKVESCIESEKQYTLRIAIECCGNVSGLKISTNEQAPCESCHEITVSLTQPSEI from the exons atgttatctACAGCAAGACGTGAGAGGATGAGCGGCGATTGTAAAGCGGGTACACCTTTCGGGAACACACGAGTTCGAAACGTTCTCAAGGATTTCTGTTTTGATGGGAATATTAGCGATGGGAATGAAGTGACTAAG GTTCTCTTATTGGGTTGTGGTGATCTAAGAAATACCTTTCAAGCAACAACTTCCAAGAATCCTCAACATTTAGAGATTCATCTCAATGATTTAAGTCCTTCTGTCTTGGCTCGAAATgtcataattttgaaaattgtgtCAGCACATGATTTCAATcttgaaaatgatgaagatTTTGGATTTCTGTGGGATGTGTGGTACAATGTTGATTGGCCAGAAGAAACCAGGAAGAGGTTTCTTTCTATTGTTAAGGAATTGACGAATGAGAAATTACCAGATAATGTCACAATTCCAAACAGTTGTCACCTAGAAAAATTGAAGAGTTTGTGGAGTAACTGGCATTCTGTTTCctctaaaaacaaaaccgaTTCTGAATCACTCTTGAGAAAAGTCTGGGGACAAAG gaATCAATGCTTGTTGGACCTGTGGGCTGTCTTGTATTCTCCAGAACATTTACAAGAGAAAGCACATCTGAAAAATGCTGATCTCTTCACTGCCTCATTAAATGATCTGGCTAAGCAGTTTATAAATCGTGAAGAGTTCATAGGATTGGCACCTTGTGTTCGTAAAAAGATTTACGATGAAATTCTGAAATGTTACAGAAATAGCAGCAGTCGCCGTCAAAATAACGACCAACCAGTGTGCGTCAACCCAACTTTGCTGAACCCCTCCACCCATGATTGGAAAATTTACTGCTTAAATCTGTTTGAAGGTTATCTGCCAATGGAAAAAGGAGAGCTGATAACTTCAGATGAAGAAATCATGACCCACTACTGCTCCGAAATACTCAAGAGATTGGTGTCTTCCTATTGCAGCCGGATTCCAACAGTCAAAATCGTTTTTCACTTAGAAGAAGCCTTAAAACATTGCTACTCAGACGCAAACAAGTTTGACGTCATCGACTGCTCTGATTTCGTCAGTCGTGTTGGGTTAGCCAATTTAGTTGTTGCATGCTGCCAAAAGCTGTCGGATAAcccaaatgcaattttttatacCGAAATAGTGACTAACAGTCAACATTCGGCTAACACCATCGTCGAGACATCCCTTTGTGCTTCATTGTGTATGATTCCCACTATTTACGGGTTAAGATTGGCTGACCATGTTGAATTAAGGGATTCTGCCGTCGATATGTTGCGGTCAATCAGCATTCGAAGAGGACGCCCAGCGATTCTCTGCTGGCAGAAAGTACCAAACTTTCAGAACATAAAATTGGTCCCTTCTCCCGATTTAAATCGATGCATAACAAAGCTGGCCAAATTCTGCCATCAAACAACATTTCCTAAACCTGCCTCCCTATCGAACAGTGCTGGAAGTGAAATCTACTACACTCCCCTAACATTCAACTACATTTTGGATTCAATCATCAAACGACTGGGACAGGATTGTTGGTCACCAGACCTACTTGACATCGCTCCACAATTCTTTCTGGCAAGAAAAACATTGGGGGATTGGAAGAAtgggaagaaaatgatgaaattgtCAGCTGGTGTTCAGCTCATAATGAAGTCTGCAGTCAGCCAAAAATCAACTCCTCTACTTCGGCTAGTTTTTGTCCTCAAAGATTCTTACAAGCTCAATCCTGACTTATCCGGACCTGATGTTCACTTCATCGACAATATTGAACTTGAATTCAAGCGTACTTCAAAAGGAGTAGCAGTGGAGACGGTGTCGTTTTTACTGCCTAGCGATCATGGTTTTGATGAAACGTATTACGATGCGATTGTTGTCAATGCTTTCAACGGAATGCCACTACTTGTCTTAGACCCTTTTGAATCAATGCGGGTAGAGGAATATCTTGTACCTTACCCGATTGGACAAAGCAAACCTCAACTTCCACTGGATCCTAAAGGTAAAATGTACATGAAGGTCGAGAGTTGTATCGAGTCAGAAAAACAGTACACCCTAAGGATTGCCATTGAATGTTGTGGAAATGTTTCAG GATTGAAGATATCCACTAACGAACAGGCCCCCTGTGAATCCTGCCATGAAATCACAGTTTCATTGACTCAACCCAGCGAAATCTAA
- the LOC124313204 gene encoding uncharacterized protein LOC124313204, producing the protein MVGRCAVPGCKTTYYKGNQKENEVTLFTIPKTSLSKWQELIPCSNLTSTSLICSRHFDESDFKSGIQILNVFHPFKRRNLNAGAIPKHFLINDKSSRQAMQNVDAFKWRNNLNVEANASNSSVRKRPKVDKPPTTSKRKKVDSTAPSMEVTSTIQETINIHQAAEEGIVDPLPDSIKENLAVVIEDTTVASPSMEATSTIQESMDIPQAAEEAIFDPLPDVMNKNVAVVIEDSTVTSPSMEASSTNFKSNFMTFQSLVTLSMIPKNWIWSFDQIKQMIYCISMDQLPNGNYNVKSVHFQNKQEVMYYVNGKNIPSSTTALSNHFTTVENITQLIKDFNDRKICSCIPH; encoded by the exons ATGGTTGGCAGGTGTGCTGTTCCTGGTTGTAAAACAACATATTacaaaggaaatcaaaaagaaaacgaggttACCCTGTTTACAATTCCTAAAACTTCATTATCAAAATGGCAAGAACTAATTCCATGTAGCAATTTGACGAGCACCTCACTTATTTGCTCCCGTCATTTTGACGAAAGTGACTTTAAATCAgggattcaaattttgaacgtGTTCCATCCTTTCAAACGTAGGAATCTTAATGCTGGAGCAATTCCCAAACATTTTCTGATAAATG atAAATCTAGTCGACAAGCAATGCAAAATGTTGATGCTTTCAAATGGAGAAATAACCTGAATG TGGAAGCAAATGCTAGCAATTCATCAGTAAGGAAACGACCAAAAGTAGACAAACCACCTACTacgtcaaagagaaaaaaagttgacagtACAG CACCCTCCATGGAAGTTACCTCTACTATTCAAGAAACAATCAACATTCACCAGGCTGCTGAAGAAGGAATTGTTGATCCACTTCCTGattcaatcaaagaaaatcttgCTGTTGTCATTGAAGATACGACAGTTGCATCGCCTTCTATGGAAGCTACCTCTACTATTCAAGAATCAATGGACATTCCCCAGGCTGCTGAAGAAGCTATTTTTGATCCACTTCCTGATGTAATGAACAAAAACGTTGCTGTTGTCATTGAAGATTCGACAGTTACATCACCTTCTATGGAAGCAAGCTCTACTAATTTCAAGTCTAATTTTATGACATTTCAGTCACTAGTAACTTTATCAATGATACCAAAGAATTGGATATGGTCTTTTgatcaaatcaaacaaatgatTTATTGCATTTCGATGGATCAACTACCAAATGGAAATTATAATGTGAAAAGTGtacattttcaaaacaaacaagaagtaATGTATTATGTCAACGGAAAGAACATTCCATCAAGCACTACTGCTTTGTCAAACCATTTCACAACAGTTGAAAATATAACGCAATTGATAAAGGATTTCAACGATCGAAAAATTTGTTCATGCATTCCTCATTAA